Proteins from one Cervus canadensis isolate Bull #8, Minnesota chromosome 25, ASM1932006v1, whole genome shotgun sequence genomic window:
- the LOC122427317 gene encoding 26S proteasome regulatory subunit 6A-like has product MATVWDEAEQDGIGEEVLKMSTEEIIQRTRLLDSEIKIMKSEVLRVTHELQAMKDKIKENSEKIKVNKTLPYLVSNVIELLDVDPNDQEEDGANIDLDSQRKGKCAVIKTSTRQTYFLPVIGLVDAEKLKPGDLVGVNKDSYLILETLPTEYDSWVKAMEVDERPTEQYSDIGGLDKQIQELVEAIVLPMNHKEKFENLGIQPPKGVLMYGPPGTGKTLLARACAAQTKATFLKLAGPQLVQMFIGDGAKLVRDAFALAKEKAPSIIFIDELDAIGTKRFDSEKAGDREVQRTMLELLNQLDGFQPNTQVKVIAATNRVDILDPALLRSGWLDRKIEFPMPNEEARARIMQIHSRKMNISPDVNYEELARCTDDFNGAQCKAVCVEAGMIALRRGATELTHEDYMEGILEVQAKKKANLQYYT; this is encoded by the coding sequence ATGGCGACCGTGTGGGACGAAGCTGAGCAAGATGGAATCGGGGAGGAGGTTCTCAAGATGTCCACAGAAGAGATCATCCAGCGCACACGGCTGCTGGATAGTGAGATCAAGATCATGAAGAGCGAAGTGTTGCGAGTCACCCACGAACTCCAGGCCATGAAGGACAAGATCAAAGAGAACAGCGAGAAAATCAAAGTGAACAAGACCCTGCCGTACCTCGTCTCCAACGTCATCGAGCTTCTAGATGTTGATCCCAACGACCAAGAGGAAGACGGTGCGAACATCGATTTAGACTCCCAAAGGAAGGGCAAGTGTGCAGTGATCAAAACCTCTACACGGCAGACCTACTTCCTGCCTGTGATTGGCTTGGTGGATGCGGAAAAGCTGAAGCCGGGAGACTTGGTGGGTGTGAACAAAGACTCCTATTTGATCCTGGAGACCCTGCCCACAGAGTACGACTCGTGGGTGAAGGCCATGGAGGTGGACGAGAGGCCTACGGAGCAGTACAGTGACATTGGGGGCCTGGATAAGCAGATTCAGGAGCTAGTGGAGGCCATCGTCCTGCCAATGAACCACAAGGAGAAGTTTGAGAACTTAGGGATCCAGCCCCCAAAGGGGGTGCTGATGTACGGGCCCCCAGGCACGGGGAAGACCCTGCTGGCCCGGGCCTGTGCTGCGCAGACCAAGGCCACCTTCCTGAAGCTGGCCGGCCCCCAGCTGGTGCAGATGTTCATTGGGGACGGTGCCAAGCTAGTCCGGGACGCCTTTGCGCTGGCCAAGGAGAAAGCGCCATCCATCATCTTCATCGATGAGCTGGACGCCATCGGCACCAAGCGCTTTGACAGTGAGAAGGCCGGGGACCGGGAGGTGCAGAGGACGATGCTGGAGCTGCTGAACCAGCTGGACGGCTTCCAGCCCAACACCCAAGTGAAGGTCATCGCAGCCACCAACAGGGTGGACATCCTGGATCCCGCCCTGCTCCGCTCCGGCTGGCTGGACCGCAAGATCGAGTTCCCCATGCCCAACGAGGAGGCCCGGGCCAGAATCATGCAGATCCACTCCCGGAAGATGAACATCAGTCCTGACGTGAACTATGAGGAGCTGGCCCGCTGTACGGATGACTTCAACGGGGCCCAGTGCAAGGCGGTGTGTGTGGAGGCGGGCATGATCGCGCTGCGCAGAGGTGCCACGGAGCTCACACATGAGGACTACATGGAGGGCATCCTGGAGGTCCAGGCCAAGAAGAAGGCCAATCTGCAATACTACACCTAG